One stretch of Microcebus murinus isolate Inina chromosome 12, M.murinus_Inina_mat1.0, whole genome shotgun sequence DNA includes these proteins:
- the CER1 gene encoding cerberus, with amino-acid sequence MQLLLLQLLLLLPLGKGGQPQDGSQGQSSLPLVLLERTRRELPMGNHEEAEEKPDLFVAVPHLIRAGPAGDGQRQREKMLSRLGRFWKKPERELQPPKDSETEHFPPGTQPLAQPTDGTKMERSPLREEAKKFWHHFMFRKSPASQGVVLPIKSHEVHWETCRTVPFSQTITHEDCENVVVQNNLCFGKCGSVHLPGAAQHPHIFCSHCSPTKFTTMRLPLNCTGLTPMVKVVMLVEECQCKVKTEHRDGHLLQAGFQDSFIPGVST; translated from the exons ATGCAGCTCCTCTTACTTCAGCTCCTTTTGCTCCTGCCTCTGGGAAAGGGCGGGCAGCCCCAGGATGGCAGCCAGGGTCAGAGTTCCCTTCCCCTTGTGCTGCTAGAAAGGACTAGAAGAGAGCTCCCCATGGGCAACCACGAGGAAGCAGAGGAGAAGCCGGATCTGTTTGTGGCAGTGCCACACCTAATACGCGCCGGTCCCGCAGGTGACggccagaggcagagagagaagatgcTGTCCAGACTTGGCAGGTTCTGGAAGAAGCCAGAGAGAGAACTACAGCCACCCAAGGACTCAGAGACTGAGCACTTCCCACCAGGGACCCAGCCTCTCGCCCAGCCAACAGATGGGACGAAAATGGAGAGATCTCCTCTTCGGGAAGAAGCCAAGAAATTCTGGCACCACTTCATGTTCAGAAAGAGTCCAGCTTCTCAGGGGGTCGTCTTGCCCATTAAAAGCCATGAAGTACATTGGGAGACCTGTAGGACAGTGCCCTTCAGCCAG ACTATTACCCACGAAGACTGTGAAAATGTGGTTGTCCAGAACAATCTTTGCTTTGGGAAATGTGGGTCTGTTCATTTGCCTGGAGCTGCACAGCACCCACATATCTTCTGCTCCCACTGCTCGCCCACCAAGTTCACCACGATGCGCTTGCCTCTGAACTGCACTGGCCTCACCCCCATGGTCAAGGTGGTGATGCTGGTGGAGGAGTGCCAGTGCAAGGTAAAGACAGAGCATCGAGATGGACACCTCCTCCAGGCTGGCTTCCAGGATTCCTTTATCCCAGGAGTTTCAACTTAA
- the KANTR gene encoding KDM5C adjacent transcript, with protein MSPLSFLILVICVFCLFFLISLTRHLPILLIFSKNQLLVLLISSVVFLFYISLISVLIFIISLFLLYSFSIF; from the coding sequence ATGTCACCTCTCTCATTCCTGATATTAGTAATCTgtgtcttctgtctttttttcctgatcagtCTAACTAGACATTTAccaattttattgatattctcaaagaaccagcttttggttttattgatttcctctgttgtttttctgttttatatttcactgatttctgttctgatctttattatttccttatttctgctttattctttttctatcttttaa